One genomic window of Methanosarcina acetivorans C2A includes the following:
- a CDS encoding chorismate--pyruvate lyase family protein, which produces MINNILQHLSGGIVLEGDFLEKLKSLEIPTCLRVCCGTDGSVTFLLEIMTRKPVSVKTESQYVVKADKEMAELLGVEEGSEVNDRTVRLYAGDTVLVHARSLSPLERMPQTMRDQLMRADIPIGRILRSHNLETRRDMVELEILEGEPTFDGIPILSRTYKIVHHNHVLMWINERFPIDERWKL; this is translated from the coding sequence ATTATCAATAATATCCTGCAGCATTTATCTGGAGGTATAGTTCTGGAAGGAGATTTCCTTGAAAAACTGAAAAGTCTCGAAATTCCCACCTGCCTCCGGGTCTGTTGTGGGACTGACGGTTCCGTAACTTTTCTTCTTGAAATAATGACCCGAAAACCGGTCAGTGTGAAAACCGAGTCTCAATATGTGGTCAAAGCCGATAAGGAAATGGCTGAACTTCTCGGGGTAGAAGAGGGCAGCGAGGTAAACGACAGGACAGTCCGGCTTTATGCCGGAGATACGGTTCTGGTTCACGCAAGGTCCCTCTCCCCCCTGGAACGTATGCCCCAAACGATGCGAGACCAGCTCATGCGGGCAGACATCCCAATCGGCCGTATCCTGCGCAGCCACAACCTCGAAACCCGGCGAGACATGGTAGAACTCGAAATCCTTGAAGGCGAACCCACTTTCGATGGAATCCCCATCCTCTCCCGTACCTACAAAATAGTCCACCACAACCATGTCCTCATGTGGATCAACGAGCGCTTCCCCATAGATGAACGCTGGAAACTCTGA
- a CDS encoding DUF5611 family protein has protein sequence MQQYKLKRGFKPEPDRIYQVMQECFPVEISRNGDRFETSYGAMSKITVWVENKKLCVDTVSDVTVKDDETILQTNKAYRDFLLMATGYTAKERLKMAKKEVGEA, from the coding sequence ATGCAGCAATACAAGTTAAAGCGCGGGTTTAAACCTGAACCTGACAGAATCTATCAGGTAATGCAGGAATGCTTCCCTGTTGAAATCTCCCGGAATGGGGACCGCTTCGAGACCTCATATGGGGCAATGTCAAAAATAACGGTCTGGGTAGAGAACAAAAAGCTTTGTGTGGACACGGTTTCCGATGTTACTGTAAAGGATGATGAAACGATCCTGCAGACCAACAAAGCCTACCGGGATTTTCTCCTCATGGCTACCGGGTATACGGCAAAAGAGCGCCTGAAAATGGCGAAAAAGGAAGTTGGAGAGGCATAA
- a CDS encoding methanogenesis marker 2 protein — MNLEELAERIRSFEGVTRKKQIEDIVSIFEAVRPEYGDAIVDFGDDAAVIDIGGDDVILFAADGIWGRLLDASPWWAGYGAVVVNINDIAAMGGKPLAMVDIASANSSQACRELMEGLAEGVRKFGVPVVGGHVHPDTQYNSLSVAIIGIVRRDCVIRSDTAKPGDLVIAAYDMDGKIGPNSPYSWDTTSFKEPSVLRDNYLVTQEIAKKKLASAGKDISNPGLIGTLGMLCETSRVGASVDLEKVPRPADVDFEQWLKVHPGTGYVFTADPKNAEECVGVFEETGFTAAVIGIIEEGSKLDIYDKTGRVTVFDFSKDSITGIVSETGIGSE; from the coding sequence TTGAATCTGGAAGAGCTAGCAGAAAGGATAAGGAGTTTTGAAGGGGTTACCCGCAAAAAACAGATTGAGGACATAGTTTCCATCTTCGAAGCCGTTCGCCCGGAATATGGGGACGCGATCGTTGATTTTGGGGACGATGCTGCAGTGATCGATATTGGAGGAGATGATGTTATCCTCTTTGCAGCCGATGGCATCTGGGGGCGGCTGCTGGATGCAAGCCCCTGGTGGGCAGGGTACGGGGCTGTGGTCGTTAACATAAATGACATTGCAGCCATGGGTGGAAAGCCTCTTGCAATGGTGGATATTGCCTCTGCAAATTCTTCTCAGGCCTGCAGGGAACTGATGGAAGGGCTGGCTGAGGGGGTTAGGAAGTTCGGAGTCCCTGTGGTAGGAGGGCACGTCCATCCCGACACCCAGTACAATTCCCTTTCCGTTGCTATCATAGGGATTGTCCGAAGGGACTGCGTAATCAGGAGTGATACAGCAAAGCCCGGTGACCTGGTAATTGCAGCTTATGATATGGACGGAAAAATCGGCCCAAATTCCCCTTACAGCTGGGATACGACTTCTTTTAAGGAGCCTTCGGTGCTAAGGGATAATTATCTTGTAACCCAGGAAATAGCAAAGAAAAAGCTTGCAAGCGCCGGGAAGGATATAAGCAACCCCGGGCTGATAGGCACGCTCGGAATGCTTTGCGAGACGAGCAGGGTGGGAGCTTCCGTGGATCTGGAAAAGGTTCCAAGGCCGGCAGATGTGGACTTTGAACAATGGCTGAAAGTGCACCCCGGAACAGGTTATGTCTTTACTGCGGACCCGAAAAATGCAGAAGAGTGCGTGGGCGTATTTGAAGAAACGGGGTTCACAGCTGCAGTTATAGGAATAATCGAAGAAGGCTCAAAACTCGATATCTACGATAAAACAGGCAGAGTAACCGTTTTTGACTTTTCTAAAGACAGTATTACAGGTATAGTTTCCGAAACAGGTATAGGTTCCGAATAA
- a CDS encoding reverse transcriptase N-terminal domain-containing protein: MNEGKLMNVSHSTISAKDKSLTDTHLRQKWNNINCFLVEQSVNKLQVRITKAVKQNKWHLVKRLEYLLTHSYYAKLLAVRKVTQNKGKRTAGIDGKKWLTPTSKILAALSLTGNRYKAQP; the protein is encoded by the coding sequence ATGAATGAAGGCAAGCTTATGAATGTAAGTCATTCAACGATATCTGCAAAAGATAAGAGTCTTACAGACACTCATCTTCGCCAAAAATGGAATAATATTAATTGTTTTTTAGTGGAACAGAGCGTTAATAAGCTGCAAGTCAGGATTACAAAAGCAGTCAAACAGAATAAGTGGCATCTTGTCAAGAGACTCGAATACTTACTAACCCACTCCTATTATGCCAAACTTTTGGCAGTTAGGAAAGTAACCCAAAATAAAGGAAAAAGAACAGCTGGAATTGACGGTAAGAAATGGTTAACTCCAACGTCCAAAATACTGGCTGCTCTTAGTCTAACTGGTAATCGATACAAAGCTCAACCTTAA
- a CDS encoding pyridoxamine 5'-phosphate oxidase family protein produces MVKLPADVKEALANQQVASLVTADKNGVPNVCLMGFVQARDDETIIMANVFWKKTEANLKENPKAALSAYMPPMKAYQIKGSVELISEGPLMNEVIDWVASKMTNLKPKGAALLHVEEIYSVSP; encoded by the coding sequence ATGGTAAAACTTCCTGCAGATGTAAAAGAAGCACTTGCAAACCAGCAGGTTGCCTCCCTAGTGACAGCAGACAAGAACGGAGTGCCAAACGTATGCCTGATGGGTTTTGTACAAGCAAGAGATGATGAAACCATTATTATGGCAAACGTTTTCTGGAAAAAGACCGAGGCAAACCTGAAAGAAAACCCGAAAGCTGCCCTCAGTGCGTACATGCCTCCGATGAAAGCCTATCAGATAAAGGGAAGCGTGGAACTTATCAGTGAAGGGCCTCTCATGAATGAGGTTATCGATTGGGTCGCCTCGAAGATGACAAACCTTAAACCCAAAGGAGCTGCCCTCCTCCACGTGGAAGAAATCTACAGTGTAAGTCCTTGA
- a CDS encoding reverse transcriptase domain-containing protein, translated as MYDRAMQCLYSLALEPIAEATSDSRSFGFRKFRDTKDSCEQIFRCLCLKSSAQWILEGDIKGCFDHINHQWLLDNIPMDKSILTQFLKADFVYKRHLNPTKAGTPRGCQRRLRIPHFRRIKIPQFSILEKSSRIVNHAEKGGFILDSRFKFTKLEH; from the coding sequence ATGTATGATCGAGCTATGCAGTGTTTATACTCATTAGCTCTTGAACCCATTGCAGAAGCAACTTCTGATTCTCGTTCCTTTGGTTTCAGAAAGTTCAGAGACACAAAAGATTCGTGTGAGCAAATCTTTCGATGTCTCTGCTTGAAAAGCTCAGCCCAGTGGATATTGGAAGGTGACATCAAAGGATGTTTTGATCACATTAATCATCAGTGGTTACTCGACAACATCCCTATGGACAAGTCAATACTTACTCAATTTCTTAAAGCAGATTTTGTATATAAACGTCACCTGAATCCAACCAAAGCAGGTACTCCTCGAGGATGTCAACGGCGGTTAAGAATTCCCCATTTTCGGCGGATTAAAATTCCCCAATTCTCAATCCTTGAGAAAAGTTCGAGGATTGTGAATCATGCTGAAAAAGGAGGATTTATTCTTGATTCGAGATTTAAGTTCACAAAACTTGAGCATTAG
- a CDS encoding class I SAM-dependent methyltransferase, with protein MEKEIKEGWTNPEAAENYALMADIIIPERREMLSIISRLATELAAISPKMIDLGCGLGDVTAEIVKLKPNANVLLLDFSDEMIRRSSERFRDNRNITVVKQDLNQGILGITEDRGFDAVVSCFSIHHVEFENRIRLYSDIHKVLKDQGLFINGDLFRENSLIIDQWEFNNSISSLVIRLKEKLGQEWTFDELKLNRLENAQKMGDKPGKLWETFHNMKAAGFRYVDCLWKSRNLAIMAATK; from the coding sequence ATGGAGAAAGAGATTAAGGAAGGATGGACTAATCCAGAAGCTGCTGAAAATTATGCTCTGATGGCTGATATAATTATACCTGAAAGGAGAGAAATGCTGTCAATTATTTCAAGGCTTGCAACAGAGTTGGCAGCCATCAGCCCTAAGATGATTGATCTGGGCTGCGGCTTAGGCGATGTGACCGCTGAAATTGTGAAGTTAAAGCCTAATGCAAATGTTCTTCTGCTTGATTTTTCTGATGAAATGATAAGGCGGAGTAGTGAAAGGTTCAGGGATAATAGAAATATAACTGTAGTTAAACAAGATTTAAATCAAGGGATTTTAGGCATAACCGAAGATAGGGGATTTGATGCTGTTGTATCCTGTTTTTCTATACATCACGTGGAGTTTGAAAACAGAATCAGGTTGTACTCCGATATCCATAAAGTTCTGAAAGACCAGGGTTTATTTATAAACGGGGATCTTTTTAGGGAAAATTCTCTTATTATTGATCAATGGGAGTTTAATAACAGCATATCTTCTCTGGTTATACGCCTTAAAGAAAAACTTGGACAGGAATGGACCTTTGACGAGCTGAAGCTTAATCGGCTGGAAAATGCCCAAAAAATGGGCGATAAGCCCGGAAAGTTATGGGAGACATTCCATAATATGAAGGCAGCAGGGTTTAGATATGTTGATTGCTTATGGAAGTCCCGCAACCTTGCTATAATGGCTGCAACCAAATGA
- a CDS encoding 4Fe-4S binding protein: protein MVAKIDADACTGCGSCIDECPAAAISLSDDDIAVVDEDECLDCGACEDACPNGAITLE, encoded by the coding sequence ATGGTAGCTAAAATCGATGCAGACGCCTGCACAGGCTGTGGAAGCTGTATAGATGAATGCCCTGCAGCTGCAATCTCCCTCAGTGACGATGACATTGCAGTTGTAGACGAAGATGAATGCCTCGACTGCGGTGCATGTGAAGATGCCTGCCCGAATGGGGCAATCACCCTCGAGTAA